The nucleotide window TGGTTGGGAGGAACGGTAACACCTAAGCTGTTTGGTATTTCAACCTGTCAATAATGGTGAAATCCTTGTCGGGTGTTTAGCGAAGCCATGCCGCAGGCTTTAGCGAAGCCATGCCGCAGGCTTTGCATCTTGCTCGCAACCCATTCCCACTTGAAATGGGTGACAGCTTAGTCTCCGATCAAGCAACTCCCACTAACTTGGCGCTTAACTCCCACATCCGTTCCCCTTTTTGATCATCGCGGGCTTGGGGAGAAACCTTCTGCACAAAGGACTTGCCATCTTTCTTCTGTCGGTTCCCCCAACTCCAATAGACACCAGATTGGCTATATTCAGGATCGGCAACGACAGCAGCAACCCGTTCACCTGACAACTCCTGGGACACATACCCACCCGTGATGTGTTTCTGGAACAAGGGAAAGATTTTCTGAAACAAGGGATAGTGATTGCGGAACAGGGGTGTATCAGCCACACATCCTGGATACAGGGAACTGAAGACGATACCGGTTGACTCGTGATAGCGCCGATGCAGTTCTCGCATGGTCAGAACGTTACAGACTTTGCTGTCTTTGTAGGCTTTGACGGGTTCAAACTTTTTGCCATCAATCATCGAGTGAGGCTCCTTGAATCCCGCTTCAAACCCCTTGAGTTGCCCTAAATCTGGACGCGGTGGAATCTTCCCACCCAATTCATCGGGATTGTGAGTCACCGTTCCTAAAATAACCAGCCGGGGAGACTCAGCCGAGGAATGCTTCAAATCCTCTAGCATCAGATGAGACAAGAGAAAATGTCCCAGGTGATTTGTGGCAACGCTCAACTCATACCCTTCTGGCGATCGCAGAGGTTCCTTGAGTAAGGGCATATAGATGGCTGCGTTGCACACCAAGGCATCTAAGGATTTGCCGCTTTCCCGGAATTTAGCTACAAACTGGCGCACACTCTCTAAGCTACCCAAGTCGATATGCATAATCGTGTAGCTGTCCTCCGGCATACCCACCTCTTGGGCAGCGTTTTGGGCTTTCTCTAAATTCCGACAAGCCATCACGACATGCCAGTTTCCCCGTTGCGCCAAGGCTTTGGCAGCATATAAACCCACCCCTGACGAGGCACCCGTAATTACAACCGTTGATTTCTGATGTTGTTCCATTTGATTCAAAACTCCGTTAACCGCCGTTAACTGCTTTCTAGGATCTCATCCCACTGATCTACCGATTTTACAGTTGAGGAGATCCAGTTGATCAAAAAAGTTTCCGATGGATTGGGTAAAGAGGCAGAGGTAAAATTTGTGACCTCGCTCACCAAAGGGATTCTGTCTAGTCACGCTGACGTTGCATTGAAATTACTTATCCAGACCATACAGTATCACCCCTCTTCTCGCCAATCATCACCTGGGTTGTGTTACCCAATGCCTAGATCTTTTCTTTACAATTCAATATATTTGTTAAAGGAAGTTTAGAAAATCAGTGACTTCTAGTTAATTAATAATTATCGGAAGATTAATAATGACTTATTACCAACTCTCTCATAACCAATCTCAGCACGGAGATAAATTGTCGTTAAAATTACGGTACAAAATGTTCAACTCAAAAACTGAGGATAAGTTTGAGGCGTGGATTACCCAAATAGAAGACGACTGGAACGATGAAATCGCTGCCTGTCTTCAGGGTCAATTTCCCGATTGGCGTGGCTAATCAGGAGTTGTCTTCGGCAGGGTATGAATGAATAAACCTAGGGTATGAGGCGATAAGTGCAGGTATATAGAATGCTAGAATCCTTCCAGATAACGGGATTCCGCAATACTGTTAAAAGATAGTTAAGCCTGAAAAAAATACCCTGGACTTATCTCAAACTAATCTTAAGAGCTAAGCTATAGAACTCAACCTATGCCTATTCGACTTAGTTAGACATCTAAGAAAACCCGAGCGTGAGAGAGCGCTGGGTTGAGAAAAATGAGATGGTAGGTATTTATTAGAATAACACAAACTTCAACGGCATTGAGATTGCGGTGCATCGGCATCCTCTGGAATGGGTCAAGTTCCATGACATTATCCGTTCTTTAGAATTGATTGATGCAAACTTCCAAATCCTCTTTAACCACCAGCAGGCTATTGGTTGGGCAACTGTGCCAATTCCCCGCAAACAAGGGTTCAGAGGCAACCAGGACAGCGTTAGGGTAATTAGGATCATCCCGTAACCAGTATAGGGTGGGCGCACTACTACCCGATGCGTAGCGACTAGCAACGAGGCTATGCCCATCGCTGATAATCACATTGGCAGAAAAGTTGACTTGATAGGATTGGGCTAATTGTTTCAACTGGATCAAGGTTTGGGATAAAGCTTTCTCTAAGGAAGCATCGGCAACCCTTTGCACTTCATTGACAAGGAGGGCAAAAATATGCTCAGAATCGGTTGTACCGTGGATTGACTGGTAAATTTCATCACTCAGGCGATCGCGAATCGGTCGATAGAGCGTCTGGCGGAACCGTTCGATAAAACCATTGTGAATGAATAAAATGCGATCGCGACGAAAGGGTTGACAGTTTCCCATGTCTAAAGCTTGACCGGGCGTCGCACTCCGAACATACGCCAGTACACAGTCAGATTCCACATAACGGCTCAATTCCGGTAGATTAATATCATTCCAGATGGGTAGCGTATTTTTGTAGGTAAATGGATTAACATCCTGGGTTGAGTGATACCAACCAATGCCCAATCCATCCGCATTAACCACACCCGATGTCATCTCCTGTGGCAAGTAACTCTGGACAACCAGAGAACGTTCAGGTTTATACAATAGCTGATCAAGTTGGAGAGGGGAACCTAGGTA belongs to Coleofasciculus chthonoplastes PCC 7420 and includes:
- a CDS encoding protochlorophyllide reductase, with product MEQHQKSTVVITGASSGVGLYAAKALAQRGNWHVVMACRNLEKAQNAAQEVGMPEDSYTIMHIDLGSLESVRQFVAKFRESGKSLDALVCNAAIYMPLLKEPLRSPEGYELSVATNHLGHFLLSHLMLEDLKHSSAESPRLVILGTVTHNPDELGGKIPPRPDLGQLKGFEAGFKEPHSMIDGKKFEPVKAYKDSKVCNVLTMRELHRRYHESTGIVFSSLYPGCVADTPLFRNHYPLFQKIFPLFQKHITGGYVSQELSGERVAAVVADPEYSQSGVYWSWGNRQKKDGKSFVQKVSPQARDDQKGERMWELSAKLVGVA
- the egtC gene encoding ergothioneine biosynthesis protein EgtC → MCRLLGYLGSPLQLDQLLYKPERSLVVQSYLPQEMTSGVVNADGLGIGWYHSTQDVNPFTYKNTLPIWNDINLPELSRYVESDCVLAYVRSATPGQALDMGNCQPFRRDRILFIHNGFIERFRQTLYRPIRDRLSDEIYQSIHGTTDSEHIFALLVNEVQRVADASLEKALSQTLIQLKQLAQSYQVNFSANVIISDGHSLVASRYASGSSAPTLYWLRDDPNYPNAVLVASEPLFAGNWHSCPTNSLLVVKEDLEVCINQF